In Plodia interpunctella isolate USDA-ARS_2022_Savannah chromosome 19, ilPloInte3.2, whole genome shotgun sequence, a genomic segment contains:
- the cv-c gene encoding rho GTPase-activating protein 7 isoform X4, whose protein sequence is MSMCSMSVPNLSVDQITEIEATEACKWLRAAGFPQYAQMYEDLQFPIDVSGVQNDHPFLDADSLQSLFRRLTALNRCANMKLEHHHHQKRSNDSDDDQCALSDKWQYERKSRRWSRVVEITPQAQRRLQMIAAKALAEKEAREARGEVEDDEDDTLPTIRVGLVDADGHYTDVEPDLLTVPGQPMIQLPSDKEDEEDTGTRFRRTGSERLRDGAKALLRRVESLKTRRRKRQNRTEVIVSSPHFLDTQTDRYPDLNYIDMTPTTPTAFPFPDFNSSPLHAPAIRTQPPSPMTIMPPSPIAPLEHSFVLNPPFGDDSSSYASDGSMSSSNKSTKSKLGRAKRIFHRGMKNEDTSALSDSECQPASWRHNYYKDHNTHHNTEVYVEPPSPVELKPDPEVLREVQKSPGHTVHRRQAIRTSSLNLGKDGQKFRDRSLKRDKSASRSSDLNSSPNSAGSHSHDGDQDDDDDSLDIKTKKNNIQRWYSFRTSGLNGGPKANNTLQAVTNQKDPEAYMSRPMASLSCGQLHILRKLALLRLTACMERYCPSHKSGWNWELPKLIRKIKTPDYKDKTVFGVPLTVSLQRTGHSLPKPIQSALNWLKGTALDQMGIFRKAGVKSRIAKLRQTVEAAGAATAAFAAENISTCAPAQSSLTFEGCQAHDVADMVKQYFRELPDALLTNKLSETFIAIFQHVPEPLRPDAVQCALLLLPEEHLEALHSLLIFLAEVAEHSTVNQMTASNLAVCLAPTLLRLHHAPPQTGSTKEGNSNRMVIESVADQRQISESRAAHACLLLLIQKHQQLFLAPADMLARCKFNYFEESVPVALEELGGDFNQDWKGFQQACIKALLKEAKEKVCGRSGKRSRGWMSVSGAAAHVELCCKKVGDGHPLRLWRATTDVEAPPQEVMQRILRERHIWDDSLMKWRVVEKLGTNAEVFQYITASSINLTPRDYCVLRSWQQGGGGGGGGWCAIAETSVAHASAQAAPAARGVVLASRYLAQPAGKGRSRLVHLARVDTMGRTPEWYNKCYGHICALYLARIRASFKHNTEGPESNV, encoded by the exons AACGACTCTGACGACGACCAGTGTGCGCTGAGCGACAAATGGCAGTACGAGAGGAAGTCCAGAAGGTGGTCCCGAGTGGTGGAGATCACGCCGCAGGCGCAGCGGCGGTTGCAG ATGATAGCAGCAAAGGCGCTGGCGGAGAAAGAGGCGCGGGAGGCACGGGGGGAGGTGGAAGATGATGAAGACGACACTCTCCCAACCATTCGGGTCGGCCTGGTGGACGCTGACGGTCACTACACTGATGTTGAGCCGGACTT atTAACAGTACCCGGGCAGCCAATGATACAGTTACCAAGCGACAAGGAGGATGAAGAAGACACTGGGACCAGGTTTCGAAGAACTGGCTCCGAAAGACTCAGAGACGGCGCCAAAGCTCTGCTTAGGAGGGTGGAATCACTCAAAACTAG GAGAAGAAAACGGCAAAACAGAACCGAAGTCATCGTCTCATCCCCACACTTCCtagacacacagacagacagatatcCAGACTTAAACTATATAGACATGACTCCAACTACACCAACAGCATTTCCTTTCCCCGACTTCAACAGTTCCCCTCTCCACGCTCCAGCCATCAGAACGCAACCACCTTCACCCATGACCATAATGCCACCATCGCCTATAGCACCTTTAGAACactcatttgttttaaatccTCCTTTTGGTGACGATAGCTCAAGTTACGCGTCAGATGGGAGTATGAGCTCTAGTAATAAGAGTACAAAGTCTAAATTGGGGCGAGCGAAGAGAATTTTCCATAGGGGTATGAAGAATGAAGACACCAGTGCCTTGAGCGACTCAGAGTGTCAGCCGGCGAGTTGGAGGCACAATTATTATAAGGATCATAATACTCATCACAATACAGAG GTGTACGTTGAGCCACCTTCTCCGGTGGAGCTGAAGCCAGACCCTGAAGTACTCCGCGAGGTACAGAAGTCTCCCGGACACACGGTGCACCGGCGGCAGGCGATACGGACCAGTTCGCTTAATCTCGGGAAAGATGGACAGAA ATTCCGCGACCGGAGCCTCAAGCGAGATAAGTCAGCGTCCAGGAGTTCCGACCTGAACAGCAGCCCCAACTCGGCGGGGTCGCACTCGCACGACGGGGACCAAGACGACGATGACGACAGCCTGGATATTAAGACTAAGAA GAACAACATTCAGAGATGGTACTCATTTAGGACGAGTGGTCTAAACGGGGGACCTAAAGCGAACAACACGTTGCAGGCTGTAACCAACCAGAAGGACCCTGAAGCTTACA TGTCAAGACCAATGGCCTCATTATCATGCGGTCAGCTACACATCCTAAGGAAACTGGCGTTACTTCGACTAACGGCGTGCATGGAGAGGTACTGCCCGTCACACAAGTCGGGCTGGAACTGGGAACTCCCCAAACTCATTAGGAAGATCAAGACGCCAGATTATAAAG ataaaACCGTATTCGGAGTTCCGCTCACGGTGTCGCTTCAGAGGACTGGTCATTCTCTGCCAAAACCTATACAAAGTGCTTTAAATTGGTTAAAAGGAACTGCGTTAGATCAG ATGGGTATATTCCGAAAAGCCGGAGTAAAATCGCGAATCGCGAAGCTGCGTCAGACAGTGGAAGCGGCGGGCGCAGCGACGGCCGCGTTCGCGGCGGAGAACATCAGCACGTGCGCGCCCGCGCAGTCCAGCCTCACATTCGAGGGCTGCCAGGCGCACGACGTGGCGGACATGGTCAAGCAGTACTTCAGGGAGCTGCCGGACGCGTTGCTCACCAACAAGCTTAGTGAGACCTTCATCGCGATATTCCAAC ATGTTCCTGAGCCACTGCGACCAGACGCAGTGCAGTGTGCGTTGTTATTGCTGCCTGAAGAACATTTAGAAGCTTTGCACTCCCTTCTTATATTCTTGGCTGAG GTGGCGGAACACTCGACAGTGAACCAGATGACGGCCTCCAACCTGGCCGTGTGTCTCGCGCCGACGCTGCTCCGGCTGCACCACGCGCCCCCGCAGACTGGCAGCACCAAGGAAGGCAACTCGAATAG AATGGTGATAGAGAGCGTGGCCGACCAGCGCCAGATCAGCGAGAGCCGCGCGGCGCACGCGTGCCTGCTGCTGCTCATACAGAAACACCAGCAGCTGTTCCTGGCGCCCGCCGACATGCTGGCCAGGTGCAAGTTCAACTACTTCGAGGAGAGTGTTCCG GTGGCGTTAGAAGAATTAGGAGGAGATTTCAATCAAGACTGGAAAGGCTTTCAGCAAGCTTGCATAAAAGCTCTATTAAAAGAAGCCAAAGAAAA AGTCTGTGGCCGGTCGGGGAAAAG GAGCCGGGGCTGGATGTCGGTGTCGGGCGCGGCCGCGCACGTGGAGCTCTGCTGCAAGAAGGTCGGCGACGGCCACCCCTTGCGGCTGTGGAGGGCCACCACCGACGTGGAGGCCCCACCGCAGGAGGTCATGCAAAG AATACTCCGCGAAAGACATATTTGGGACGACTCGTTGATGAAGTGGCGGGTGGTGGAGAAACTGGGAACCAACGCCGAGGTTTTCCAGTACATCACAGCGTCCAGCATCAACTTGACGCCGAGGGATTACTGCGTATTAAG GTCGTGGCAGCaaggcggcggcggcggcggcggcggctggTGCGCGATCGCGGAGACGTCGGTGGCGCACGCGAGCGCGCAGGCGGCGCCGGCCGCGCGCGGGGTCGTGCTCGCCAGCCGCTACCTCGCGCAGCCCGCCGGCAAGGGCCGCAGCCGGCTCGTGCACCTCGCCAGGGTGGACACCAT GGGCCGCACTCCAGAGTGGTACAACAAGTGCTACGGACACATCTGCGCGCTCTATCTCGCTCGCATTCGGGCCTCCTTCAAACACAATACCGAGGGTCCCGAGTCGAACGTATGA